A genome region from Archaeoglobus fulgidus DSM 4304 includes the following:
- a CDS encoding DUF166 domain-containing protein → MFQSDLKLIVFQHGFFGERFVANLMNYPNSCPSYGACGIDGCTQCKEGLYNFSKNIIAVFSMPDPTTMPDFIENAEDFLPKVIPEADIAVAINLHPDVLAVMPEKLKGKVKALIVPVEEPRWCSPGLAKQIREKCDELGLEFAAPKPFCNLRPSEEHPTINRMIEEMRIGYPEFEIELLEDGKAYVRISRSQPCGCAYYIGVKLRGFDFSEVKEGKMRELWNVVAEAHHSYPCTASMERDNEYNETLLHVGGYIARHAVNRALGYEGDEDIPEHIKHIVL, encoded by the coding sequence ATGTTCCAGTCAGACTTAAAGCTGATAGTGTTCCAGCACGGATTTTTCGGGGAGCGCTTTGTGGCCAACCTGATGAACTATCCCAACTCCTGCCCGTCTTACGGGGCATGTGGAATTGATGGCTGCACACAGTGCAAGGAGGGGCTTTACAACTTCTCCAAAAACATAATAGCCGTTTTTTCGATGCCCGACCCGACAACAATGCCCGACTTCATTGAGAACGCTGAAGACTTTTTGCCAAAGGTTATTCCAGAAGCAGACATTGCGGTTGCGATCAACCTCCATCCTGACGTTCTCGCAGTAATGCCTGAAAAGCTTAAGGGGAAGGTTAAGGCCCTCATTGTTCCCGTTGAGGAGCCAAGGTGGTGCTCTCCCGGCCTGGCGAAGCAGATAAGGGAGAAGTGCGACGAGCTTGGCCTTGAGTTTGCCGCCCCAAAGCCCTTCTGCAATCTAAGGCCAAGTGAGGAACATCCAACAATTAACAGAATGATTGAGGAGATGAGAATCGGCTACCCTGAGTTCGAAATTGAGCTGCTTGAAGACGGCAAAGCCTACGTGAGAATCTCAAGGTCTCAACCGTGCGGCTGTGCGTACTACATAGGAGTAAAGCTCAGGGGATTCGACTTCAGTGAGGTGAAGGAGGGAAAAATGAGGGAGCTCTGGAATGTTGTTGCTGAAGCCCACCACAGCTATCCCTGCACCGCAAGCATGGAGAGGGACAACGAATACAATGAAACTCTGCTCCACGTCGGTGGTTACATAGCGAGGCACGCTGTAAACAGAGCTTTGGGCTATGAGGGGGATGAGGATATTCCTGAGCACATCAAACACATCGTTCTCTGA